The following nucleotide sequence is from Nautilia sp. PV-1.
AGTTTTTTAGGTTTTGCGTTCCAGTATATAACCAAATCAGACTCTTTTAAAAAATTTTCGTCTTTATTGGTGTAATATTCGCCTTTTTTTTCAAACATTTTGTTCCTTTAAGAGTTATTATGGTTGTTAAGGTTAGTTAATTTTATATGTAAAGCTAAATTACATCAATTTAATAAACTTCTGAAACCTAACTAACTTCAAAACTTCTCTAACTTCACTAACCTCAACAACTTAACCAACCTTATATGTTATAATTCCGCCTCGAAAAATTTAAAAGGATTATACTTGTTTTCTAAGATATTACAAAATTATAACGCAAAAAATACAAAAAACGAGTTACTGAGCGGAACAGTCGTGGCAATAGCACTTGTCCCGGAAGCAATTGCATTCAGTATCATAGCCGGAGTTTCTCCTCTTGTAGGTTTATATACCGCATTCATTTTAGGCCTGATTACAGCTCTTTTCGGAGGAAAACCCGGAATGATAAGCGGCGCTACGGGAAGTGTTGCGGTCGTAATGGTTTCTCTTGTTGCAACACATGGTGTTGAATATCTTTTCTGGGCGACGGTGCTTGCCGGAATTATTCAGATTCTTGTAGGTGTGTTTAAACTTGCAAAATTTATACGTCTTGTGCCTATGCCTGTAGTTTACGGATTTGTCAACGGGCTGGCAATCATTATAGCCATGGCACAGTTTCCTATGTTTAAAAATGAAGGTCCTATAATGTATATTCTGGTAGCACTGACCATGGCGATTATGTGGTTTTTACCTAAATTCACAAAAGCCATCCCTGCGGGGCTCGGCGCTATAATTGCAGTTACCGCGCTTGTGCTTATATTTAACCTTGATACGAAAAAAATAGGAGATTTAGCACACATCAGCGGAAGTTTCCCTCATTTTCACATCCCAGTTGCACCTCTTAATCTTGAGACATTAAAAATTATACTTCCGTATGCAATTATTATGGCACTTGTAGGACTTATCGAATCTCTTCTTACTTTAGAGGTTTTAGAAGAAATGAGCGGTGAGAGAGGAAACGGAAACAAAGAAGCCATAGCGCTTGGAGCCGGAAACGCAACATGCGGACTTTTCGGTGGAATGGCGGGATGTGCAATGATAGGACAGAGTGTAATTAACTACACTTCAGGCGGACGAGGAAGACTCAGTGCCGCATTTGCAGCCATACTTTTAATTCTGTTTGTCGTGGCACTAGCAAAATATATAGAACAGATTCCTCTTGCCGCGCTTGTCGGAATTATGTTTATGGTAAGTATTGCAACATTCGAATGGGCAAGTTTTGACAGACTCAAAAGAATGCCCAAAGAAGACGCGTTCGTTTTAATAGCCACAACTCTGATCACAATTTTTACAGACCTTGCGGTGGCTGTAATAAGCGGAGTAATTATATCCGCGCTTGTATTTGCATGGAAACACGCAAAAGTTTATTTCAAAACAAAAATGGAAGGCGACAGAAAAATATATGAATTCGAAGGCCCTCTATTTTTCGGAAGTGCAAAAAGTTTTATAGAAAGTTTTGATGTTAAAAACGATCCCGACGAAGTAGTTATGGATTTTAAAAACGTACGTGTTAAAGACTCAAGCGGCGTTGAAGCCATAGACAAAATCACCAAAAAATATCTGGAAAACGGCAAAAAACTTACAATCAGACACTTAAGTAATGAGTGTAAAAAACTCCTCAAAGTCGCAGGCCCTTACTGCACATACGAAGAAGACGACCCTAATTACAAAGTAGCGGTAAATCCGGAAGAGCTTAAACAAAGCTGACCGGATCCACATCCAATTTCATTTCATTAATATCCACACACGGATATATGATTTTATGAAGGTTTTTGCCTTTAAGCAGTACCTGATATCGGTATATATTTTTGATTTTGAATATGGGAGCTTCACCGAATCCAACAATTTCAGGCCTGTTGCCAAGACAGAGTAAAAACCTATCCATTTTTTCTTTGGCTTTTATTTTGTCTTTGTCCTGAAATTCTATTTTTATAAGTCTGTTAAACGGAGGGTATCCGAGATCTTTTCTGTTTTGTATCTCTTCTTCATAAAATTCCTCATAGCTTCTGTCAAAAAATTCGGGATTCAGCGTCTGAATAATGACCTCTCCGTCTTCTTTTCTTCCGGCTCTACCTTCGACCTGGCGTGCCAGGGCAAACGCCCTCTCCCCTGCTCTGTAATCTGCACTGTTAAGCACAAAATCTATATCAAGCACGATTGAGAGCGCAACATCCGGATAATCATGGCCTTTACTGAGCATCTGCGTACCTATTAAAATATCTATTTCTTTATTGGCAAATCTTTTAAGAAGTTTATCAACTCTGGATTTGGAAGTAATAACGTCCCTGTCAAATTTTTCTATAACGGCATCCGGAAAAATTCCTTTTAAAACTTCCAAAAATTCACTCGTACCCATTCTTTCGTTTATAAACTCATCACTTCCGCAATATTCACAGCTTGATGGAATATGCATACTGTAATTGCAGTAATGACAGACAAGCGCCCTTTTATTTTTATGTACACTCATAGCAACATCACAGTGTTTACATTTTACCGCCTTGCCGCACTCGGCACATATCATATATTTAAAATTCGCGCGTGTCGGAAGGAATATTATTACCTGTTTATGATTTTCAACAGTGTTTTTTATTTTCTGTATGGTAAAATCATCAAAACTGTTTCTGAAATATCTTGTTTTTTTAGTATTGTAAAACGTTCCCTTTAACCTGAAATGAGGAAATTTATAAAGATCACTGATTAGAGGTGTCGCACTTCCGAGTACCACTTTGGCATTGTAAACCTTACCGAAATATACTGCCAGATCTTTTGCGTTGTATTTTGGAGTCTGTTCACTTTTATAGCTGTCGTCATGTTCTTCGTCGACAATTATCAACCCAAGATTTTCAAGAGGTAAAAACAAAGCACTCCTGGCACCCGCCACAATTTTAATCTCACCTTTTGCTATTGAGGAGAGGATTTGCTGTTTTTTCTTTTTGGTTATTTTACTGTGCCATATGGCAAGGGCTTCTCCAAAATATTTTTTAAGTCTTTTTTCCATCTGTGAGGTTATGGCAATTTCAGGCAGTAAAAAAAGTGCCTGTTTGCCGCTATTTAATACTTCTTCAATTAATTTAATATATATTTCCGTCTTACCGCTTCCGGTATCTCCGAAAAGTACTGATACATCGTTTTTTCTTAAAAACTCCAATGCTTCTCGTTGTTTATTTGTCAACTCAATATCAGTATTTATTTCAACATTTTCATTAATTCTCCATTCTCCATTATGGTTGGTTGGGTAGGTTCTCCATTCATAAAACAGTCCCGCTGCTTCACCTACAGGAGCAAAATAATATTTGGAAATAAAATCTATGATTTTTTGTTTTTTAGTAGAAAAAGAAAACACTTTAGATATAACATCTTTACAATCAAAATCAGGCTTTTTGACTTCTTTTATCACATATCCCAAAGCTTCTCTATTTCTGACTTCAATTTCAACAACATCACCGATATTTAAATCTTTTTCCGACTGGTAAGTAAAAGTATTCGGAGTATTAATAATCGCTATATCGTAGTATTTCATTCACCTATAACACTACAACCTGATACACATGAAAATTTACAGTTATTAGACGTATTATTGTCATAATGAAAAGTAATTACAGTATTTCCTCCGTCAAGCGAAACATTATAATCCGTTCCGTTACCGTCCCATTTTACAGTTCCGCTGTTTTGCTTAATAGGATAAGTCAAAATCCCTTCAAAAAGCTGTCCGTCAGTTGTAGAAGTTTCCAATGTAGGACATACATCATTACCTTCCATTACGTTTTTACCGTATTTAGTCGATATTGCAGTACGTATAGTAGCTACGTCTGTTTTTACTTTTGCAATCTCGGCATCGCTTACACCGCTAAACAATCTCGGGATTGCAACTCCGGCAAGTATTCCAATTACAACTATAACAAAAATTAATTCAAGCATCGTAAAAGATTTTCTCATATTTAACCTTCCAATTATATGAAAATAAGAGCAAAAGCTCTTATTTTATTATCTTAAGATTGTTCCTGTTTCACCATTGCTAAATGTTGCTGTAGTAGAAGTAGCATTGATATCAGTTGTATTATTATCACCTAAAGTAACTGTACCAGTAGAAGTTTGTCTTATTAAGATAAATTTAGGTGCTTGATTTGCATTCCCATCTATACAAGCAATAAAATAATCTTTACCTGCAACATTTTTATCAGCAGTACCAACAATTTGATAATCAGTAGTACTATTACAATCTGATAAATCCATATTTTTAATTTCTTTTGGCATATCAATGTATTTTGTTAAATTACCATCTGGATTTGTATCTTTGTCATATTGTAAAGCTGTATATGCAATATCACCATCGTGTCCGCCACTAATAGACTCACTCCATAATGTTGGTGCTACAGTTCTGTTTAATGTACCGACAAATGATTTAAGATTACCTTCATGTGCCTGTTGAGCAACACCTAAAAATTTCGGCAATGCAACTGCTGCTAAAATACCTAAGATTACAATAACGAAAATCAGTTCAATCATCGTAAATGCTTTTTTCATTTAAACTCCTTTAATTTATTTATTACAATTATATCATATAAAATTAAAAATTTGTCAATTATTTGTTACTTATTTAACTTTTATTTAATAAATATCATTTTTATGTCACATAATATTCATTTTAATATTATTTTTAACGGTTTACAAGTATTTTACCGTCTTTGAGCCTTATTAATCTAAAGTAAGGGGCACTTTTAGCCGTACCGTCTTTGCATGTAATGTTATATTCTTCTCCGGCAACTTTTACATCCACTGTCATTACAGTGTTATATGTTTCATTGCCACACCTTGTCAAATCAATACTAGACGCATTAACTTCTGGAGGAATTTCAATATATCTGCTTAATAACTGATAACCTTCACTGTTTTCAAGATGTGTAATACTGCCGTTTTTATTTTCACTTATGCTTTTAGACCACAAATCTTCTCCGGTAGTTCTGTTTAACATTTTAACAAAAGACATCAATACTGCCTCGTGTGATTTTTGTCCTAATGCAAAATACCTCGGTACGGCAACTCCGGCTAATATTCCAATTATAACTATTACAAATATTATTTCTAATAATGTAAAAGCTTTTTTCATTTCTGCTCCAATTTAGAGATTAAATCCTTTATCTTTTTATTTACTTCAAAAATTTCTTTTTTGTTTTTTAAAACCAAAAAAAGAAGCTCTTTCGGTGTGGGATGCTGAATTTTTAACAGATCTTCTTTTACAAATTCAAAAAACTCATCCTCAAGTTCTATTTCAAATTTTTCACCTAAAACCGAGAGGGATATTTTTTTCATTTGCCGAGAATTGCTTCGATTTTGCTTACAACTTCTTCAAGTTCTATTTCTTTGAGTGCCATTTTTTCTTTACATTCCAAAAGTTCAGTATCTTTTTCGGCAAGCATTTCTTTTGTGTTTTCAAGTTCGAGTTTTAAGTTTTCGTTTTCCTGTTGCAGTTCTTCGTATTTTTTCAATAAATTATCTATTTTTTCATTTAATTTACCAAGTAGGTCCATTTTTATCCTTTATTTTTATATAATTTTATCAAACTTAAGTGACACAATTATAATAAAAAGGAGCGTTTTGTTCAAATTAAACTCAAACTTCAAACCCACAGGCGACCAGCCTCAGGCAATTGAAAAATTAAGCGGCTGTATAAAGCAAGGAAACAGATACAATACATTAATTGGTGTTACGGGAAGCGGTAAAACGTTTACAATGGCAAACATCATTCAAAAACTTCAAATCCCGACCCTTATCCTTACGCACAACAAAACCCTTGCCGCACAGCTTTACAGTGAATTTAAGGAATTTTTTCCTCAAAACCACGTGGAATACTTCATAAGCTATTATGATTATTATCAGCCCGAAGCCTATCTTCCGAGACAGGATCTTTTTATTGAAAAAGATTCTTCCATAAACGCGGAACTTGAGAGGTTGAGAGTCAGTGCAACAGCCTCGCTTTTAGAATATGACGACGTTATAGTGGTCGCGTCCGTTTCGGCATTGTACGGACTCGGTAACCCGATCGAATATAAAAAAATGGTAGCAAAAATAGCAGTGGGAGATGAAATAAACCAGCGTCAGTTTATGATGAGGCTTCTTAGTATGGGATACACCAGAAACGATAAATATTTTGAAAGAGGAAACTTCAGGGTAAATGGCGAAGTTATAGACATATTCCCTACATATTTTGAAGACGACGTTATAAGAGTCGAATTTTTCGGAGATGAAATAGACAGAATTTATACCATTGATTATATGACAAACGAAAAGCTCCAGGATCTTAAAGAAATCACCATCTACGCCGCAAACCAGTTTATCGTAGGTGCCGACAGACTTGCTGAAGCCATCCAGTCTATAGAAAAGGAGCTGGGAGAGAGACTGAAAGAATTTGAACAACAAGGAAAAATTATTGAGCACCAAAGGCTTAAACAAAGAACGGAGTTTGACCTTGAAATGCTTGAAACAACGGGAACATGCAAAGGAATAGAAAACTATTCAAGACACCTTACAGGAAAAAAACCCGGAGAAACGCCGTATTCATTACTTGATTACTTTGAAATAAAAGGAAAACCTTACCTTGTAATAGTGGATGAATCACACGTAAGCCTTCCTCAGTTTCGCGGGATGTACAACGGTGACAGGGCAAGAAAAGAAGTACTTGTGGAGTACGGATTCAGACTGCCAAGTGCGCTTGACAACAGACCTTATAAATTTGATGAATTTATAAATAAAGCCCCTCATTATCTTTTCGTATCAGCCACTCCCGGGGAGTATGAGCTTGAAATATCCACATGCGTGGCGGAGCAGATCATCCGCCCTACTGGACTGCTTGATCCGATAGTTGAACTGCTTCCGAGCCAAAACCAGGTGGCAACGCTTTTTGACAGAGCCAAAGAGGTAATTGAAAAAGGCGAAAAGGTACTTGTAACGACTCTTACCAAAAAAATGGCTGAGGAGCTGCAAAAATATTATCTTGAAATGGGACTGAAAGTCAAATATATGCACTCTGACATTGACGTGGTGGAAAGAAACGAAATAATAAGAGGGCTTAGAAGCGGTGAATTTGATATGCTAATCGGTATCAACCTTCTAAGAGAAGGGCTGGATCTGCCGGAAGTAAGCCTTGTGGCAATCCTTGATGCGGATAAGGAGGGGTTTTTAAGAAGCGAGACGAGTCTTATTCAGACAATGGGAAGAGCCGCAAGAAACGTAAACGGACGGGTCTTAATGTTTGTAGGAAAAATTGAAGAGCCTATAGTACTCGATGATGATCTCGAAGTACTCGAAAAAATAAAAGACAAAATCACAGGCTCAATATACAGAGCAATCAAAACCACAATTACAAGACGTATCAAACAAAAAGAATATAATAAAAAGCATGGAATCATTCCAAAAAGCACCATTCGTAAACTTGACAAATCACTAAAAGAAGAAGGATACGAAGCAATAGCCAAAGAGCTGAAAAACAAAAACAAAATTCCGGCAAAAGAGAAAAAAGCGATTATTGCAAAACTGCGTAAAGAAATGAATGAAGCCGCAAAAGCACTCGAATTTGAAAAAGCGGCAATGCTGAGAGACAAGATTGAAGAGCTTAAGAAAATGAAATAAGGAGAAATAATGGCAAATTTTGATATTAATTTACAATTATCTTTAACTTATCAAGATACGATTGATCGAATTGCCGATGCCAAAAAAAATTTATTTGAAATAACTAAGTGGATAATAACTTTAAACTCCGGTGTACTTGGATTATTTTTCTCTGTAAACAAAGATTTTTCAATTTATTTTACTTTATTACCTATTCTCATTGGAATAATTGGACTTTTATTGGAATATAGTATCTCTTATGAATTAAATGTTCATAGAAAAACTTTAGCAAACTTAAGAAAAAAAGTTGGAGGCTTAATATATGATATTAATAAAGAACAAGTAGATTTGATGTTAAAAAACAAAAAAACATCTCATAAATTTTATTACTTTTTTTATAAATTCAGTAATTTTAGTATTATTATCTTTTCAAGTATTATAACTGCATTAATAATATTTTTTAATATTTAAAAATAAAAGGAAAAAAAAATGACTCTGCGCTATAAAGACGACTTCCCTAAAATCCATACAACCGCATGGATAGCTCCGAGTGCCGATATTATCGGTGATGTGGAAATCGGAGAAGATTCTAGTGTGTGGTTCGGGTGTGTTATAAGAGGTGATGTGCATTATATTAAAATCGGAAAACGCACATCCATTCAGGATATGAGCATGATACACGTAACACATTATGAAAAAGAAAAGAAAATAGGAGACGGTTTTCCGACTATTATAGGTGACGACGTAACAATAGCTCACCGCGTAATGCTTCACGGCTGTAAGATAGGAAACGCATGCCTTATAGGTATGAGTGCCACAATCCTTGACGGTGCCGAAATCGGAGACGAATCGATCGTAGGAGCCGGAGCTTTGGTTACAGGCGGCAAAAAGTTTCCTCCAAGAAGCCTGATTTTAGGATCTCCAGCCAAAGTCATAAGGGAGCTTACCGACGAAGAAGTGGCGAATATATACAAAAACGCCGAAAATTACGTTAAATATAAAAATGATTATATAAATTTTGTAAGGTAACATATGATAAATAAATTAGACTTAGTCGAGTACATAAACAAACTCACATCCCTCTTTGCAAGAGAGAAGGATTATAAAATCCAGGGAAGTATCGAATCGCTTTACAAATACCTACAAAAGCTGCAAAACAGGGATTTTAACGCTCCTCCGAGCGTAAAAAACCTCGATACGGAAATAATGCATCTTAAAAAATTCGGTGTGCTTAAACACGACCAGATTTTTGAATTTCTGAAAATCATACGTTATTTTATTTACCTCAAAACAAGAAACTGGCAGGATCTGAGTGAGTGGTTTGATAAAATCGAAATCCCTCAGGACATTCTTGAAATAGACAAACACTACGATAAAAAAGGCGAGGTAATCGGCTTTGAAGAGCTCGATATGATAAATGAACGTATAAAAGATCTAAAAGCCCAAATCCGCCAGCAGTTATACAAATACATAAATTCAAAAAAACTTGAGCCGTTTTTGGTAGATAAACAGATACACGTCCAGGGAGGTGAAGAAACCCTGCTTGTAAGAGGCGGATACAATAAAGTAATAAACGCCGAAATTCTCGGAAGAAGCCAAAGCGGATTTTTTTACATCTTCCCGAAAACAATAGAAAAATTAAAAGAAAAAGAAGACAACCTCAAAAGCCAAAAAGAAGAGATACTATATGAAATTGCAAAAGAATTTTCAAACAGGCTTAGAAAATGGACTAAATTTTTAGAATTTATAAACCGCGAATTTGACAAATTCGACCACATACAGGCCCGTATTTTTATGGCAAAAAACGAAAATCTTGAATTTATACTGCCGAGTAAAACCAAAAAAATGGTGCTGAAAAACTTCTGCCACCCTGCCCTTAACGAATGTAAACCTATAAACCTTGAATGGGACAAGCAGGTGCTGATTATCACGGGTGTAAACGCCGGGGGTAAAACGATGCTTTTAAAATCAATCCTGAGCAGTGCTTATATGGCAAAACACCTGCTTCCTATGAAAATCAGGGAAAATTCCGTAATTCCTTC
It contains:
- a CDS encoding type II secretion system protein produces the protein MKKAFTMIELIFVIVILGILAAVALPKFLGVAQQAHEGNLKSFVGTLNRTVAPTLWSESISGGHDGDIAYTALQYDKDTNPDGNLTKYIDMPKEIKNMDLSDCNSTTDYQIVGTADKNVAGKDYFIACIDGNANQAPKFILIRQTSTGTVTLGDNNTTDINATSTTATFSNGETGTILR
- a CDS encoding primosomal protein N' — protein: MKYYDIAIINTPNTFTYQSEKDLNIGDVVEIEVRNREALGYVIKEVKKPDFDCKDVISKVFSFSTKKQKIIDFISKYYFAPVGEAAGLFYEWRTYPTNHNGEWRINENVEINTDIELTNKQREALEFLRKNDVSVLFGDTGSGKTEIYIKLIEEVLNSGKQALFLLPEIAITSQMEKRLKKYFGEALAIWHSKITKKKKQQILSSIAKGEIKIVAGARSALFLPLENLGLIIVDEEHDDSYKSEQTPKYNAKDLAVYFGKVYNAKVVLGSATPLISDLYKFPHFRLKGTFYNTKKTRYFRNSFDDFTIQKIKNTVENHKQVIIFLPTRANFKYMICAECGKAVKCKHCDVAMSVHKNKRALVCHYCNYSMHIPSSCEYCGSDEFINERMGTSEFLEVLKGIFPDAVIEKFDRDVITSKSRVDKLLKRFANKEIDILIGTQMLSKGHDYPDVALSIVLDIDFVLNSADYRAGERAFALARQVEGRAGRKEDGEVIIQTLNPEFFDRSYEEFYEEEIQNRKDLGYPPFNRLIKIEFQDKDKIKAKEKMDRFLLCLGNRPEIVGFGEAPIFKIKNIYRYQVLLKGKNLHKIIYPCVDINEMKLDVDPVSFV
- the uvrB gene encoding excinuclease ABC subunit UvrB → MFKLNSNFKPTGDQPQAIEKLSGCIKQGNRYNTLIGVTGSGKTFTMANIIQKLQIPTLILTHNKTLAAQLYSEFKEFFPQNHVEYFISYYDYYQPEAYLPRQDLFIEKDSSINAELERLRVSATASLLEYDDVIVVASVSALYGLGNPIEYKKMVAKIAVGDEINQRQFMMRLLSMGYTRNDKYFERGNFRVNGEVIDIFPTYFEDDVIRVEFFGDEIDRIYTIDYMTNEKLQDLKEITIYAANQFIVGADRLAEAIQSIEKELGERLKEFEQQGKIIEHQRLKQRTEFDLEMLETTGTCKGIENYSRHLTGKKPGETPYSLLDYFEIKGKPYLVIVDESHVSLPQFRGMYNGDRARKEVLVEYGFRLPSALDNRPYKFDEFINKAPHYLFVSATPGEYELEISTCVAEQIIRPTGLLDPIVELLPSQNQVATLFDRAKEVIEKGEKVLVTTLTKKMAEELQKYYLEMGLKVKYMHSDIDVVERNEIIRGLRSGEFDMLIGINLLREGLDLPEVSLVAILDADKEGFLRSETSLIQTMGRAARNVNGRVLMFVGKIEEPIVLDDDLEVLEKIKDKITGSIYRAIKTTITRRIKQKEYNKKHGIIPKSTIRKLDKSLKEEGYEAIAKELKNKNKIPAKEKKAIIAKLRKEMNEAAKALEFEKAAMLRDKIEELKKMK
- a CDS encoding gamma carbonic anhydrase family protein, whose product is MTLRYKDDFPKIHTTAWIAPSADIIGDVEIGEDSSVWFGCVIRGDVHYIKIGKRTSIQDMSMIHVTHYEKEKKIGDGFPTIIGDDVTIAHRVMLHGCKIGNACLIGMSATILDGAEIGDESIVGAGALVTGGKKFPPRSLILGSPAKVIRELTDEEVANIYKNAENYVKYKNDYINFVR
- a CDS encoding SulP family inorganic anion transporter — its product is MFSKILQNYNAKNTKNELLSGTVVAIALVPEAIAFSIIAGVSPLVGLYTAFILGLITALFGGKPGMISGATGSVAVVMVSLVATHGVEYLFWATVLAGIIQILVGVFKLAKFIRLVPMPVVYGFVNGLAIIIAMAQFPMFKNEGPIMYILVALTMAIMWFLPKFTKAIPAGLGAIIAVTALVLIFNLDTKKIGDLAHISGSFPHFHIPVAPLNLETLKIILPYAIIMALVGLIESLLTLEVLEEMSGERGNGNKEAIALGAGNATCGLFGGMAGCAMIGQSVINYTSGGRGRLSAAFAAILLILFVVALAKYIEQIPLAALVGIMFMVSIATFEWASFDRLKRMPKEDAFVLIATTLITIFTDLAVAVISGVIISALVFAWKHAKVYFKTKMEGDRKIYEFEGPLFFGSAKSFIESFDVKNDPDEVVMDFKNVRVKDSSGVEAIDKITKKYLENGKKLTIRHLSNECKKLLKVAGPYCTYEEDDPNYKVAVNPEELKQS
- a CDS encoding prepilin-type N-terminal cleavage/methylation domain-containing protein, with translation MKKAFTLLEIIFVIVIIGILAGVAVPRYFALGQKSHEAVLMSFVKMLNRTTGEDLWSKSISENKNGSITHLENSEGYQLLSRYIEIPPEVNASSIDLTRCGNETYNTVMTVDVKVAGEEYNITCKDGTAKSAPYFRLIRLKDGKILVNR
- a CDS encoding type II secretion system protein, translated to MRKSFTMLELIFVIVVIGILAGVAIPRLFSGVSDAEIAKVKTDVATIRTAISTKYGKNVMEGNDVCPTLETSTTDGQLFEGILTYPIKQNSGTVKWDGNGTDYNVSLDGGNTVITFHYDNNTSNNCKFSCVSGCSVIGE